ACGACAAGCGCTTCCAGCTCGTGTGGTTCCTGGCGGCCAGCGTGATGGTGATCCTTGTGGTGGTCACGGCGGTGGCGACCTTCCTGGTCAACCAAGTCTACCAGGCCGACCGCAACCGCTTCGTGGCCCTGCACCACGCCGAGCACGCCAACAAGATGGCCTCCATCGGCCGCCTGGCCGCAGGCGTGGCCCACGAGGTCAACAACCCCCTGGCGGTCATCGGCGAGAAGGCCGGGCTGCTCAAGGACCTGTTGACCTACCGCCGCAACGACCTGGACCCCGACCGCCTGCTGGGCCTGGCCGGGGAGATCACGCGCTCCGTGGAGCGCTGCGGCAATATCACCAAGCACCTGTTGGGCTTCGCCCGGCATATCAACGTGCGTGTGGAGCGCATCAGCGTGGGCGAGGTCGTCGAGGAGGTGCTCTCCTTCCTGCGCAAGGAGGCCGAGTACCGCAGCGTGACCATCGCCGTGGCCGTGGCCCCGGAGCTGCCGGAATTCGACTGCGACCGGGGCAAGCTGCAACAGATCCTGCTCAACCTGGTCAACAACGCCTTCCAGGCCGTGGCCGACAACGGGCACGTGGGCATCGAGGTGGACAGCCCCGACCCCGCGCACCTGCGCATCCGGGTGCGCGACGACGGCTGCGGCATCCGCCCCGAGGACCAGAAGCGCATCTTCGAGCCGTTCTACTCCACCAAGCGCGGCGCCGGGGGCACGGGGCTCGGCCTGTCCATCACCTACGGCCTGGTGCGCAAGCTCGGGGGCAATATCGAGGTGGCCAGCCGCGTGGGCCAGGGCACGACCTTCACCATCACCCTGCCCGTGCAGTGCGGCCAGGAGGAAGAGGATTCATGCGAGTACTGCTAGTGGACGACGAGCACGAACTGGTCTGCGCCCTGGCCGAGCGGCTGGGTTTCCGGGGCGTGGAGGCCGACTACGCGGTCTGCGCCGAGCAGGCCCTGGAGCTGGCGCGCGCGCGGGCCTACGACATCGCCGTGCTGGACGTGAAAAGGCCCGGCATGGGCGGGCTGGAGCTGCACCAGCGGCTGCGCGCCATGCAGCCGGACCTGCGCGCCGTGTTCCTCACCGGGCACGGCTCGGAGCTGGACTTCGCCGCCGGGGCCGCCCGGGGCGAGGCCTATCTGGTCAAGCCCGTGGGCATCGAAACGCTGATGGAAACGTTTGCGCGGATCATGGGCCCCGGGGCCGCGCGGCAGGGAGGCGCAAGCCATGACTGACGTGGACTGGCGGACCCTGGGCCCCATGGGTCTGGCCTATTTCGGGCGCATGTGCGCCGGGGTCTCGCACGAGTTGAAGAATTCCCTGGCGATGATCAACGAGAACGCGGGGCTGATGCAGGACCTTGCGGTCCTGGCCGGCCACGGCCAGCCCCTGGACCCGCAGCGCCTGGCCGTGGCCGTGGAGCGCATCGCGCGGCATGTGCAGCGGGCCAACGCGGTCATCGGCACCCTGAACCGCTTTGCCCACCTGCCCGACGAGCCCTGCCATACGGTGGACCTGCGCGAGGCGGCGGCCCTGGCCCTGGGGCTGCACCGCCGCCAGGCGGCCCAGGCCCGGGTGGAGCTGGCCCTGGCCCCGGGCGACCCCGTGCCGCTGGCCACGCGGCCCTTCCTGCTGGCCGGCGCGCTGCACCTGTGCCTGTGCGCCGTGCTTGAGGCCGGGGCCGGGCCGGTGGCGGTGGACGCCGCCGCGGCGCCCGGGGGCGGCGAGGTGATTTTCACGGGGGCCGGGCCGGGCGTGGCCCTGCCCGCAGGCCCCGAGGCTGACGCCCTGCTGGCGGCCCTGGACGCACGGTGCGCCCTCGAGGGCGGCGCCCTGCGCCTGACCCTGGCCCGGCTGTCCGCCATCCACTGAACGCAACACACCAAAAGGAGGAGCGCCATGAGCAAGAAGGTGCTGCTTGTCGATGACGAGAAGGATTTCCTGGACACCCTGTCCGAACGCATGAAGGGCCGGGGGCTGGACGTGACCGCCTCCGCCGACCCGGGGCAGGCCCTGGAGCTGGCCCGCACGGCCCCGGTGGACGTCATCGTCCTGGACCTCAAGATGCCCGGCATGGACGGCATCGAATTCCTGCGGGCCATCAAGCAGGACCGCCCGGAGTTGCAGGTCATCCTGCTCACGGGCCACGCTTCGGTGGACAAGGGCATCCAGGCCGTGCGCCTGGGCGCGCTGGACGTGCTGGAAAAGCCCGCCAACTTCGGGACGCTCATGGAGCGCATCGAGCGGGCCAGCGCCAAGAAGCTCGTGCTGCTGGAAAAGCAGGATCAGGAGAAGATCCAGGAGATCATCACCGAGCGCGGCTGGTAGGCCGCCCGGGCCCGGCGCGCGCGACGGGGGCTCCGGCATGGCCGGGGCCCCCTGCCTTTTTCGCGCCCCGTGCGCTGTATTTTCCCTGGTGACAGGACGGCCCCGCGCGGCTTACGGTAAGCCAAAGCTCCGGGCGCCGTGCCGGGGGCGTAGCGAGGGCGAGGGCCCCTTGCGGAGGAAACATGAAGGACATCAAGCGGATACTGTGCGCCGTGGACTTCTCGGAGGCCACGGGCAAGGTGGCGGGCTGGGCGGCGTACCTGGGGCGGCGCCTGGGCGCCGAGGTGCTGCTGCTGTACGTGGTGCCCGACATGGCGCGCTACCAGGATTTCCAGGTTTCGGCGGGCTACATCACCGGCTTTGAGCGCGAGATCATGAACGGCGCGCGGCTGAACATGGAGGACTGCCTGAACACCTGCCTGCAGGGCCAGGAGGCCCAGGGGCTGGTGGTCATGGGCGACGCGGCCCAGCAGATCCTGGCCGTGGCGGCGGAACACAAGGCGGACCTCATCGTCATCGGCACCCATGGCCGCAAGG
The genomic region above belongs to Desulfocurvus vexinensis DSM 17965 and contains:
- a CDS encoding sensor histidine kinase, giving the protein MSLRDFIAPRFWLPPQDATPGRSLFNYRRAWALAIVLTALTALVPLTAMTLIDHEVTRSAVEAEVRLRTSRIVSNTRRAVSFYLEERASVLSFVLQDRSPEALHDPEVLGVLLEHLKRSHGGFVDLGLIDADGVQRAYVGPYSLLGRDYSDQEWFTRAVSAGSYVSDVFLGFRNVPHLVIAVRQALPDGGFFVLRATLDTDRFNNLAGLDLLGSGDSFIINTKGVLQTPSRHHGAVLDPVGLPVPPYSEYTEIMAHEEGDRELTIGYAYVPNSPFVLMVVKSRDELMAAWYDKRFQLVWFLAASVMVILVVVTAVATFLVNQVYQADRNRFVALHHAEHANKMASIGRLAAGVAHEVNNPLAVIGEKAGLLKDLLTYRRNDLDPDRLLGLAGEITRSVERCGNITKHLLGFARHINVRVERISVGEVVEEVLSFLRKEAEYRSVTIAVAVAPELPEFDCDRGKLQQILLNLVNNAFQAVADNGHVGIEVDSPDPAHLRIRVRDDGCGIRPEDQKRIFEPFYSTKRGAGGTGLGLSITYGLVRKLGGNIEVASRVGQGTTFTITLPVQCGQEEEDSCEYC
- a CDS encoding response regulator yields the protein MRVLLVDDEHELVCALAERLGFRGVEADYAVCAEQALELARARAYDIAVLDVKRPGMGGLELHQRLRAMQPDLRAVFLTGHGSELDFAAGAARGEAYLVKPVGIETLMETFARIMGPGAARQGGASHD
- a CDS encoding histidine kinase dimerization/phospho-acceptor domain-containing protein — translated: MTDVDWRTLGPMGLAYFGRMCAGVSHELKNSLAMINENAGLMQDLAVLAGHGQPLDPQRLAVAVERIARHVQRANAVIGTLNRFAHLPDEPCHTVDLREAAALALGLHRRQAAQARVELALAPGDPVPLATRPFLLAGALHLCLCAVLEAGAGPVAVDAAAAPGGGEVIFTGAGPGVALPAGPEADALLAALDARCALEGGALRLTLARLSAIH
- a CDS encoding response regulator, which codes for MSKKVLLVDDEKDFLDTLSERMKGRGLDVTASADPGQALELARTAPVDVIVLDLKMPGMDGIEFLRAIKQDRPELQVILLTGHASVDKGIQAVRLGALDVLEKPANFGTLMERIERASAKKLVLLEKQDQEKIQEIITERGW
- a CDS encoding universal stress protein, coding for MKDIKRILCAVDFSEATGKVAGWAAYLGRRLGAEVLLLYVVPDMARYQDFQVSAGYITGFEREIMNGARLNMEDCLNTCLQGQEAQGLVVMGDAAQQILAVAAEHKADLIVIGTHGRKGLDRIIFGSVADQVVKTSPVPVLTVRPYEKA